The genomic region TAACATTGCTTGCGGATATAGGCTTCCATTTCATCTGAAAGCTGAAGATCCTTCATGGCATCAATCTCTTTCCGGAATTCTTCAGCAAAACCTTCGGGGAAAACTGTCTTTCCCCGGTTGATAAATTTATATTTCACCATAGCCTTGGGATACAACTTCTGTATGGCAAACATGGTGGTGAATTTATAAAGATCGTTATCGGCAAAGTCCTTAATGATCATGGAAAAATTTTTTGAATTTTAAAAAAACCGGGCAAATATAACTCCAAGTTTTATGCCATGAAAAATTTTTTTATTCCAGGACTCTAAAGACATCATAAGTTACCCTTTAAAAATCTATTTCCACCCAGATCGGGCAATGGTCAGAATGAACAATAGCGCTTAAAATGCCTGCATTGACGAGCCTCGGGCGCAGCGGCTCACTCACCATAAAGTAATCTATACGCCAGCCGAGGTTCTTTTCCCTTGCCCGCTGACGGTAGCTCCACCAACTGTATTGTTCGGGTTCTTGATTAAATTCCCTGAAAGTATCAATAAAACCACTTTCCAGAAAACCAGATACCCAGGCTCTTTCTTCCGGCAAAAATCCCGAATCATTCTCATGCCTCTCAGGATGGTTAATATCAATAGGGGTATGACAAATATTAAAATCACCGGTGACAATAATATTGGGCCGTTCCTTCTTCAGGTTATCAATAAATTTCTGAAAATCAGCAAGGAACTGCATCTTAAAATCCTGACGTACATCGCCCATAGTCCCCGAAGGGATATAAACACAAATCAGGGTAATATCGCCATAATCGCAACGGATAACACGCCCTTCGGCATCATAACCATCGCTGCCCATCCCAATGACAATGTTATCCGGCGCATTTTTGGTAAAAACCCCTACCCCGCTGTATCCCTTTTTAACAGCCGAATGCAGTATGGACTGATAACCCAGGTACTCAAATGCATTTTGGTCGATTTGTTCGGGCTGGGCTTTGGTTTCCTGCATACAAAGAATATCAGGTTTTTCCTCCTTCAGCCAGTCAAAAAAACCTTTGTTAATTGCAGCCCTCAAACCGTTTACATTGTAAGAAATTAGTTTTTGCTTCATCAGATATTAATTTATCAAAACCAGCCAATCATGGTTGAAATATGGTTAAATAAAAAATGCCCATTTATCCTGCCTTATTCAATAAAAACAATAAATATACAAAAATAAGAAGATTTTGTACCCGGTTGTACTTTCAATCTTTCTTTCAGGAAGTCTAAAATGTTTCTCTTTTACAATTTTGGAAGTTTTGGAAAAAGAAGAGTCAACCTCATTTTTCATCACATCCTGCCAGTAAAATTCACGATTATTTTATTATATTGCATTGAAATTCAAACGCCCAAACATTGTTTTTTTTCAGAAAAAAATATAAGGTAGGTATAGCATTAAGCGGTGGAGGAGCAAAAGGATTTGCACACCTTGGTGCACTGCTGGCTTTGAATGAAGCAGGTATTTACCCGAATATTATATCAGGAGTAAGTGCCGGGGCTATCATCGGGGTTTTATATGCCGACGGGCAAAGCCCCGAAAAAATATTTACCCTTCTGTCACAGGATAAATTCATGCATTTCGTAAAAATTGGAATTCCTAAAAATGGATTGCTCAAAATAAACGGACTTTATACCTTCCTTAAAAAAAATCTGAAAGCCACTCATTTCGAAAATCTTAAAATTCCTCTAATCGTTGCTGCATCTGAATTGAATGCCGGCCATATTACCTATTTTTCAAAAGGGGAGCTGATTAAAAAAATCGTAGCTTCGTCAAGTATTCCTGTTTTGTTTACTCCTGTAGTTATGAACAACAAAACATATATAGACGGCGGCCTGTTCGACAACATGCCTGTTACGCCCATCCGTAAAGATTGTGAAAAAGTAATCGGCGTACATGTCAATCCCCGCACCGAAGAAGAAGATTTTCACAGCTTGATGCAAATTGCCGAACGTACTTTTCATCTTGCGGTTTCCACAACTATACAGAAAAGTGCTGACCTTTGCGATTTATTTATTGAACCGCCGGAATTGATAAACTATAAATTACTTGATCTTTCCAAAAGCAGGGAAATCTTTGAAATCGGGTATAAAGCCATGGTAAATGCCTTAAAAGACAATTCCGTTTTCAAAGTAAAATCATAATCAATGTCCAAATCCATGCGTTTGTAAATTTTAAAAATTTCGATTAGGTTTGCATAAGGAAACAAAAAATTAAAAACTTTATATCATAGTGGATATTGCGGGTTATATAAAAGAATTTTTACTGCTACAAAATAATGTAAGGGTACCCGAACTAGGATCATTCCTTATTACAAATCAGTCGGCAATAATTGACGAAGCTAAAAAAACAATCACTCCACCCTCAAAAGCAGTTCTTTTCGATGAGAATGGAAAAACAGGTGACCAGCTTTTCCTGAAATTCCTATCCGGAAAAGAAGGGATCACTGAAGAAGATGCTCTGAAATCCATCTCTGAATTTACCACAGAAGTCAAGGCAAAACTGCAGTCGGATGGATTTATTACTTTTCCCGGATT from Bacteroidota bacterium harbors:
- a CDS encoding patatin-like phospholipase family protein: MFFFRKKYKVGIALSGGGAKGFAHLGALLALNEAGIYPNIISGVSAGAIIGVLYADGQSPEKIFTLLSQDKFMHFVKIGIPKNGLLKINGLYTFLKKNLKATHFENLKIPLIVAASELNAGHITYFSKGELIKKIVASSSIPVLFTPVVMNNKTYIDGGLFDNMPVTPIRKDCEKVIGVHVNPRTEEEDFHSLMQIAERTFHLAVSTTIQKSADLCDLFIEPPELINYKLLDLSKSREIFEIGYKAMVNALKDNSVFKVKS
- a CDS encoding exodeoxyribonuclease III, yielding MKQKLISYNVNGLRAAINKGFFDWLKEEKPDILCMQETKAQPEQIDQNAFEYLGYQSILHSAVKKGYSGVGVFTKNAPDNIVIGMGSDGYDAEGRVIRCDYGDITLICVYIPSGTMGDVRQDFKMQFLADFQKFIDNLKKERPNIIVTGDFNICHTPIDINHPERHENDSGFLPEERAWVSGFLESGFIDTFREFNQEPEQYSWWSYRQRAREKNLGWRIDYFMVSEPLRPRLVNAGILSAIVHSDHCPIWVEIDF